The following are encoded together in the Magnetospirillum gryphiswaldense MSR-1 v2 genome:
- a CDS encoding phosphoribulokinase, translating to MSRKHPIIAVTGSSGAGTSTVKEAFEHMFRREGIKPAIVEGDSFHRYNRVDMKKTMAEAEKAGNRTFSHFGPTANLFGELEELFQRYGDTGRGRRRFYVHNDEEATRFAQHNVKSGEFTPWEDVPENTDLLFYEGLHGCIVTKENNVAQHADLKIGVVPVLNLEWIQKIHRDTHMRGYSEEAVMETILRRMHDYVHFIVPQFKLTDINFQRVPIVDTSDPIIARDIPSADESLVVIRFRKPDRFRVDFPFLLQMIKDSWMSRRNTIVVPGGKMGLAMELILTPILRRIMEDRKSLMG from the coding sequence ATGTCCAGGAAGCATCCCATCATCGCCGTCACCGGATCATCCGGGGCCGGTACTTCCACCGTCAAGGAAGCCTTTGAACACATGTTCCGGCGCGAAGGCATCAAGCCGGCCATCGTCGAGGGCGATAGCTTCCACCGCTATAACCGGGTGGACATGAAGAAAACCATGGCCGAGGCGGAAAAGGCCGGAAACCGTACCTTTTCCCATTTCGGCCCCACCGCCAACCTGTTCGGCGAACTCGAGGAATTGTTCCAGCGTTATGGCGATACCGGACGCGGAAGACGCCGCTTCTATGTCCATAACGACGAGGAAGCGACCCGCTTCGCCCAGCACAACGTCAAATCAGGCGAGTTCACCCCCTGGGAAGACGTGCCGGAAAACACCGATTTGTTATTCTATGAAGGTCTGCATGGCTGCATCGTCACCAAGGAAAACAATGTCGCCCAACATGCCGACCTGAAAATCGGCGTGGTGCCGGTGCTGAACCTGGAATGGATTCAGAAAATCCACCGCGACACCCATATGCGCGGCTATTCGGAAGAGGCGGTGATGGAAACCATCCTGCGCCGCATGCACGATTACGTGCACTTCATCGTGCCGCAATTCAAGCTGACCGATATCAACTTCCAGCGTGTGCCCATCGTCGACACCTCGGACCCGATCATCGCCCGCGACATCCCGTCCGCCGATGAAAGCTTGGTGGTGATCCGCTTCAGGAAGCCCGACCGTTTCCGCGTCGACTTCCCCTTCCTGTTGCAGATGATCAAGGATTCGTGGATGAGCCGCCGCAACACCATCGTCGTCCCCGGCGGCAAGATGGGTTTGGCCATGGAATTGATCCTTACCCCGATCCTTCGCCGGATCATGGAGGACAGGAAGTCCCTGATGGGCTGA
- the tnpC gene encoding IS66 family transposase, translating into MEIGRETPTDDIDALRAELAVARARAAEDQALIAHQKLQIEKLKRELYGPQAERSARLIDQMELAFEELAAAATEDEITAEKAAARTTNVAAFTRNRPARKPFPEHLPRERVVEPAPSACSCCGGDRLRKIGEDVTETLEVIPRQWKVIQRVREKFSCRDCEKISQAPAPFHVTPRGWAGPSLLAMILFEKFGQHQPLNRQAERYAKEGVPLSLSTLADQVGAGCAALEPLIRRIEAHVFAAARLHGDDTTVPVLAKGKTDTGRCWVYVRDDRPFGGPAPPAAMFYYSRDRRGEHPQAHLAGYAGLLQADAYGGYGALYLPDRKPGPILEAACWAHARRPFFALADLAANARRKAEGRAASVISPLALEAVRRIDALFEIERAISGQDADRRRAIRQELSAPLVADLERWLTEKRAGLSRGNDLAKAMDYMLKRWPAFTRFLDDGRVCMTNNSAERALRGIALGRKSWLFAGSDRGGQRAASMYSLIVTAKMNDIDPQAWLADVLARIAGHPASRIDELLPWNWRNANPASAVAA; encoded by the coding sequence ATGGAAATCGGCCGCGAGACCCCGACAGACGACATCGACGCCCTGAGGGCGGAGCTGGCGGTCGCGCGCGCCAGGGCCGCCGAGGACCAGGCGCTGATCGCGCACCAGAAGCTGCAGATCGAGAAACTGAAGCGCGAACTCTACGGCCCCCAGGCGGAACGCTCGGCCCGCCTGATCGACCAGATGGAGCTGGCGTTCGAGGAACTGGCGGCGGCGGCCACCGAGGACGAGATCACCGCCGAGAAGGCCGCGGCGCGCACCACCAACGTGGCGGCCTTCACCCGCAACCGGCCTGCCCGCAAGCCGTTTCCCGAGCATTTGCCGCGCGAGCGGGTGGTCGAGCCGGCTCCGTCGGCCTGCTCCTGCTGCGGCGGTGACCGTCTGCGCAAGATCGGCGAGGACGTCACCGAGACCCTGGAGGTGATCCCGCGCCAGTGGAAGGTCATCCAGCGGGTCCGCGAGAAGTTCAGCTGCCGGGACTGCGAGAAGATCAGCCAGGCGCCGGCGCCCTTCCATGTGACCCCGCGCGGCTGGGCCGGCCCCAGCCTGCTGGCCATGATCCTGTTCGAGAAGTTCGGGCAGCACCAGCCGCTGAACCGCCAGGCCGAGCGCTATGCCAAGGAGGGTGTGCCGCTCAGCCTGTCCACGCTGGCCGACCAGGTGGGCGCCGGCTGCGCCGCCCTGGAGCCGTTGATCCGGCGCATCGAGGCCCATGTGTTTGCCGCCGCGCGTCTGCATGGCGACGACACCACGGTGCCCGTCCTGGCGAAGGGCAAGACCGACACCGGCCGATGTTGGGTCTATGTCCGCGACGACCGCCCCTTCGGCGGACCGGCACCACCGGCGGCCATGTTCTACTATTCGCGCGACCGGAGAGGTGAACACCCCCAGGCCCATCTCGCTGGGTATGCCGGGCTGCTCCAGGCGGACGCCTATGGGGGCTATGGCGCACTCTACCTGCCCGACCGAAAACCCGGGCCAATCCTGGAGGCCGCCTGCTGGGCGCATGCGAGGCGTCCGTTCTTCGCCCTAGCCGACCTGGCGGCCAATGCCCGCCGCAAGGCCGAGGGCCGGGCTGCCTCGGTGATCTCGCCCCTGGCGCTGGAGGCGGTCCGGCGCATCGACGCCCTGTTCGAGATCGAGCGCGCCATCAGCGGCCAGGACGCCGACCGGCGGCGGGCGATCCGCCAGGAGCTCAGCGCCCCCCTGGTCGCCGACCTGGAACGATGGCTGACGGAGAAGCGCGCCGGTCTGTCGCGAGGCAACGATCTTGCCAAGGCCATGGACTACATGCTGAAACGCTGGCCCGCCTTCACCCGCTTCCTCGACGACGGCCGCGTCTGCATGACCAACAATTCCGCCGAACGCGCCCTTCGTGGCATCGCGCTCGGCCGGAAGTCCTGGCTCTTCGCCGGGTCCGACCGCGGTGGACAGCGTGCCGCCTCCATGTACAGCCTCATCGTCACAGCCAAGATGAACGACATCGATCCGCAAGCCTGGCTGGCCGATGTCCTTGCACGGATCGCGGGTCACCCCGCCAGCCGCATCGACGAACTCCTGCCCTGGAACTGGCGGAACGCCAACCCGGCCTCCGCCGTCGCCGCCTGA
- a CDS encoding ribulose-bisphosphate carboxylase translates to MDQSKRYCNLALNEAELMAQGRHVLCAYIFKPKAGYEPIATAAHFAAESSTGTNVEVCTTDDFTRGVDALVYEVTEQANGDHLMKIAYPNDLFDRNLIDGRAMIVSFLTLTIGNNQGMSDVEYAKMHDFWVPPAMLQLFDGPAMNIADMWRVLGRPQVNGGMVVGTIIKPKLGLRPKPFADACHQFWLGGDFIKNDEPQGNQVFAPMREVIPLVADALRRAQDETGEAKLFSANITADDPFEMIKRGEMILETFGENANRVAFLVDGYVGGPSAITLARRYFPNQFLHYHRAGHGAVTSKQSKRGYSVLTHMKMARLQGASGIHTGTMGYGKMEGDKDEKMVAYMLERDVADGLYFRQDWQGIKATTPIISGGMNALRLPGFFDNLGHSNVIQTSGGGAFGHKAGGTVGAKSLRLAHEAWVRGINLVDFAQEHPELKGAFESFPQDADALYPGWRDKLKVR, encoded by the coding sequence ATGGACCAGTCCAAGCGCTATTGCAACCTGGCCCTTAACGAAGCCGAGCTGATGGCCCAGGGCCGTCATGTCTTGTGCGCCTATATCTTCAAGCCCAAGGCCGGCTACGAACCCATCGCCACCGCCGCCCATTTCGCCGCCGAATCCTCGACCGGCACCAATGTGGAGGTGTGCACCACCGACGATTTCACCCGCGGCGTCGACGCCCTGGTCTATGAGGTGACCGAGCAGGCGAACGGCGATCATCTGATGAAGATCGCCTATCCCAACGACCTGTTCGACCGCAACCTGATCGACGGTCGGGCCATGATCGTGTCGTTCCTGACCCTGACCATCGGCAACAACCAGGGCATGAGCGACGTCGAATACGCCAAGATGCACGATTTCTGGGTGCCGCCGGCCATGCTGCAATTGTTCGACGGCCCGGCCATGAACATCGCCGATATGTGGCGGGTGTTGGGCCGTCCCCAGGTCAATGGCGGCATGGTGGTCGGCACCATCATCAAGCCCAAGCTGGGCCTGCGGCCCAAGCCGTTCGCCGATGCCTGCCATCAGTTCTGGCTGGGCGGCGACTTCATCAAGAACGACGAGCCCCAGGGCAATCAGGTCTTCGCCCCCATGCGCGAAGTGATCCCGCTGGTGGCCGACGCCCTGCGCCGGGCCCAGGACGAAACCGGCGAGGCCAAGCTGTTTTCCGCCAACATCACCGCCGATGACCCGTTCGAGATGATCAAGCGCGGCGAGATGATCCTGGAAACCTTCGGCGAAAACGCCAACCGCGTCGCCTTCCTGGTCGATGGCTATGTGGGCGGCCCCTCCGCCATCACCCTGGCCCGACGCTATTTCCCCAATCAGTTCCTGCATTACCACCGTGCCGGCCACGGCGCCGTCACCTCGAAACAGTCCAAGCGCGGCTATTCGGTGCTGACCCACATGAAGATGGCCCGCCTGCAAGGGGCGTCGGGCATCCATACCGGCACCATGGGCTATGGCAAGATGGAAGGCGACAAGGACGAGAAGATGGTCGCCTACATGCTGGAACGCGATGTCGCCGACGGCCTGTACTTCCGCCAGGACTGGCAGGGCATCAAGGCGACGACGCCGATCATCTCGGGCGGCATGAATGCTTTGCGGCTGCCCGGCTTTTTCGACAATCTGGGCCATTCCAACGTCATCCAGACCTCGGGCGGCGGCGCCTTCGGCCACAAGGCCGGCGGCACGGTGGGGGCGAAATCCCTGCGCCTGGCGCACGAAGCCTGGGTGCGCGGCATCAATCTGGTGGATTTCGCCCAGGAACACCCCGAGTTGAAAGGCGCCTTTGAAAGCTTCCCCCAGGATGCCGACGCGCTGTATCCGGGCTGGCGCGACAAACTGAAGGTGCGCTAG
- the traT gene encoding complement resistance protein TraT, with amino-acid sequence MLLDRRLFIVGGTAALLGACQRRNVSDMVVDAKTDRMYGMRSDGTVFTDPALHPNRRLKVSLRNMSGDPVWDLEDTREQLYQGYTAKGYERSDGNDFGLKIDLNVIRSQQYDRDMMAQYGFLGAATGPVAGAVGGALIGGTPSAAAVGAGAGMATGVSLGTLAGYFTVDNIYVVITEAIFAIRRNATKPRRVVTFDGSPRVEEWEGSGTGSFSQVHRVTIANYGGGRNITQQEIAEDIRKRQMRSLISLV; translated from the coding sequence ATGTTATTGGATCGGCGCCTGTTCATCGTCGGCGGTACCGCCGCCTTGCTGGGGGCGTGCCAGCGCCGCAATGTCAGCGACATGGTGGTCGATGCCAAGACCGACCGCATGTACGGCATGCGCTCGGACGGAACGGTGTTCACCGACCCGGCCCTGCATCCCAACCGCCGCCTCAAAGTAAGCCTGCGCAACATGTCGGGCGACCCGGTATGGGATCTGGAGGACACACGCGAGCAATTGTACCAGGGCTATACCGCCAAGGGCTACGAACGCTCCGACGGCAATGATTTCGGCCTCAAGATCGATCTCAACGTCATCCGCAGCCAGCAATACGACCGCGACATGATGGCCCAGTACGGCTTTTTGGGTGCCGCCACCGGCCCGGTGGCCGGGGCCGTCGGCGGCGCCTTGATCGGCGGCACCCCCAGTGCGGCCGCCGTCGGCGCCGGGGCCGGCATGGCGACAGGGGTATCCCTGGGCACGCTGGCTGGCTATTTCACCGTCGACAACATCTACGTGGTGATCACCGAAGCCATCTTCGCCATCCGCCGCAATGCAACCAAGCCACGCCGCGTCGTCACCTTCGACGGCAGCCCGCGCGTCGAGGAATGGGAAGGCAGCGGCACCGGCAGCTTCAGCCAGGTGCACCGGGTGACCATCGCCAATTACGGCGGCGGTCGCAACATCACCCAGCAGGAAATCGCCGAGGACATCAGAAAACGCCAGATGCGCTCGCTGATCTCTTTGGTGTGA
- a CDS encoding Tim44 domain-containing protein: MKRHHILSGLLVVLLAFSLSAEAWARAGKSSSMGSRGSRTYDRPMERSVTPPPATPAPGVAQPGAQQPMYNPNAVRPNAAMPAAAAPAMAAQPGFFQRNPIMGGIMGGLIGAGIGSMLFGSNSAMAAASGAAPMASMFGTLLQVALIGGLIWMGFRLFRRRTQTAGADMGAPAYQREAMPGATGNGDSNRVAKEFEVSDDDQNQFSRIIEGVQKAWSDGNPVALRQLVTPEVAGWIGEDLARDQANGVRNVVEDVTLLKGDISETWSENGMDYATAIITFSARDYVVRLSDNEVVEGDPRNAVETTEAWTFVRGAGGTWVLSAIEQM; this comes from the coding sequence ATGAAACGCCATCACATTCTGTCCGGCCTGCTGGTCGTCCTGCTTGCGTTTTCCCTAAGCGCCGAAGCCTGGGCCAGGGCCGGCAAGAGCAGCAGCATGGGCTCGCGCGGGTCGCGCACCTATGACCGCCCGATGGAGCGCAGCGTCACCCCGCCGCCGGCCACCCCGGCTCCGGGCGTGGCCCAGCCGGGCGCTCAGCAGCCCATGTACAACCCCAATGCCGTGCGTCCCAACGCCGCCATGCCCGCCGCCGCCGCTCCGGCCATGGCGGCGCAGCCCGGCTTCTTCCAGCGCAACCCGATCATGGGCGGCATCATGGGCGGCCTGATCGGCGCCGGTATCGGCTCCATGTTGTTCGGCAGCAATTCGGCCATGGCTGCCGCCTCGGGCGCCGCCCCCATGGCCAGCATGTTCGGCACCTTGTTGCAGGTGGCCCTGATCGGCGGCCTGATCTGGATGGGCTTCCGTCTGTTCCGTCGCCGTACCCAGACTGCCGGTGCCGACATGGGCGCCCCCGCCTATCAACGTGAAGCCATGCCGGGCGCCACCGGCAACGGCGACAGCAACCGCGTGGCCAAGGAATTCGAGGTCAGCGACGACGACCAGAATCAGTTCAGCCGCATCATCGAAGGGGTGCAGAAGGCCTGGAGCGACGGCAACCCGGTGGCCCTGCGCCAATTGGTGACGCCGGAAGTGGCCGGCTGGATCGGCGAGGATCTGGCCCGCGATCAGGCCAATGGCGTGCGTAACGTGGTCGAGGACGTCACCTTGTTGAAGGGCGACATCAGCGAAACCTGGAGCGAGAACGGCATGGATTATGCCACCGCCATCATCACCTTCTCGGCCCGCGACTATGTGGTGCGGTTGTCGGACAACGAGGTGGTGGAAGGCGATCCGCGCAACGCCGTCGAAACCACCGAGGCCTGGACCTTCGTCCGCGGCGCGGGCGGCACCTGGGTGCTGTCGGCCATCGAGCAGATGTAG
- a CDS encoding cupin domain-containing protein, with protein MQELSFKGAIAPITPHEFLAEYWEKKPLLVKRAAPGFYRDLLSVQAIDQVLAMPGLHRRDIRVARGTDPLAVEEYADKDGFINAASLSRLFTDGFTIILNTLNLKVRPLAEICRAFEQVLSIPCQTNIYYTPRLAQGFKPHYDSHDVFVFQVAGRKHWLVNDTPVELPLRGQGFEAGLYEPGDVTMEFDLEPGDLLYIPRGVMHGARTSDEVSLHITLGALTTSWAEVLLEAVAAAALTDVELRRNLPAGYALPGYDAQAARQTFASLLNRVAENIDVESILDVYRGALQARRRPYLENSVTRLDGLSQISAADSAEPVPNLLYSLTESEGRASLACFGRTITVPDFAAPALAHAVKGTRFRVGELPGLDEAGSVALVRRLVLEGAVRLV; from the coding sequence ATGCAGGAATTGAGTTTCAAGGGGGCGATTGCGCCGATCACGCCCCATGAGTTTTTGGCGGAGTACTGGGAGAAGAAGCCGCTTTTGGTCAAGCGGGCCGCGCCGGGCTTCTATCGCGACCTTCTGTCCGTCCAGGCCATCGATCAGGTTCTGGCCATGCCCGGCCTGCACCGCCGCGATATCCGCGTCGCCAGGGGGACCGACCCCCTAGCGGTGGAGGAATACGCCGACAAAGACGGCTTCATCAATGCGGCGTCGCTATCGCGGCTGTTCACGGACGGCTTCACCATCATCCTCAACACCCTGAACCTGAAGGTGCGTCCGCTGGCGGAAATCTGCCGCGCCTTCGAGCAGGTTCTGAGTATTCCCTGCCAGACCAATATTTATTACACCCCGCGCCTGGCCCAGGGTTTCAAGCCCCATTACGATTCCCACGATGTCTTTGTTTTTCAGGTCGCGGGGCGAAAGCACTGGCTGGTCAACGACACCCCCGTCGAACTGCCGCTGCGCGGCCAAGGCTTTGAGGCGGGCCTGTACGAGCCCGGTGATGTCACCATGGAGTTCGACCTGGAACCGGGCGACCTTCTTTACATCCCTCGCGGCGTCATGCACGGTGCCCGCACCTCGGATGAAGTCTCTTTGCACATCACTCTTGGCGCCCTGACCACCAGTTGGGCCGAGGTTCTGCTGGAGGCGGTGGCGGCGGCGGCGTTAACCGATGTGGAATTGCGCCGTAATCTGCCGGCGGGCTACGCCTTGCCAGGGTATGACGCTCAGGCGGCACGTCAAACCTTCGCCTCGCTTCTCAACCGGGTGGCGGAAAATATCGATGTGGAAAGCATCCTCGATGTCTACCGGGGGGCATTGCAGGCCCGTCGCCGCCCTTATCTTGAGAATTCGGTTACCCGGCTTGATGGCCTGTCGCAGATCTCGGCGGCGGACAGTGCCGAGCCGGTCCCCAACCTGCTTTACAGCCTGACGGAAAGCGAAGGCCGCGCCAGCTTGGCCTGTTTCGGTCGCACCATCACGGTTCCGGACTTTGCGGCTCCAGCCCTGGCCCATGCCGTGAAAGGCACTCGGTTCCGGGTGGGGGAACTGCCCGGCCTGGACGAGGCCGGGTCGGTGGCTCTGGTCCGTCGCCTGGTTCTGGAAGGCGCGGTCCGGCTGGTGTGA
- a CDS encoding S1C family serine protease, translating to MNRHMPGLASALRHALGALFLALALAPMPVMASDLAGLLRDARAAGDNAPDIARMTLVEATSRHLLRIEGDIDFPFSVGIDLPLDAQPRSLSTALSAPVDETGRYVVAFDVALAKVSRKVRDVQSKLSRKIVTINKIDNPSYIRAVKQYGSYSAKLEKVPGNPKLMQLAEEARARLTSTPQFIEQPVYGEYTYKLADVEARKVLTVNYYVIDRVNRTYVKSIFDAVENERFTVAYDVASSDPTQATFKAEIFREKQLHDWERAPVIISLSQVLDHAVARGGPNQAMGSVENLLAQLSQDRSRAVARAESEKYDNRPLNDPRFDSVVVIYTNNAMGSGFYVRPNIVMTNWHVVEDSSIIEMRLYDKRETFGQVIAKDVRLDLALVKVQDRGRPLEFFRGKELSPGDSVDAIGHPRRQLYTITRGVVSAVRKQKADTNPTQKREPVLYVQTDADINPGNSGGPLFKGDKVVGVNTWGIGESPGLNFSVHYSEALNFLNDSMRGE from the coding sequence ATGAACCGCCATATGCCCGGGCTGGCCTCAGCCTTAAGACATGCCCTTGGCGCGCTGTTCCTGGCCCTTGCCCTGGCACCGATGCCGGTGATGGCGTCTGACCTCGCCGGCCTGCTGCGCGACGCCCGCGCCGCCGGCGACAATGCCCCCGACATCGCCCGCATGACCCTGGTCGAGGCCACCTCGCGCCATCTGCTGCGCATCGAAGGCGACATCGACTTTCCGTTTTCCGTCGGCATCGACCTGCCGCTGGATGCCCAGCCGCGCAGCCTGTCCACCGCCCTGTCGGCGCCGGTGGACGAGACCGGGCGCTATGTGGTCGCCTTCGACGTCGCCTTGGCCAAGGTCTCGCGCAAGGTCCGCGACGTGCAAAGCAAGCTGTCGCGCAAGATCGTCACCATCAACAAGATCGACAACCCGTCCTATATCCGGGCGGTCAAGCAATATGGCAGCTATTCGGCCAAGCTGGAAAAGGTGCCGGGCAATCCCAAGCTGATGCAATTGGCCGAGGAAGCCCGCGCCCGTCTGACCAGCACGCCGCAATTCATCGAGCAGCCGGTCTACGGCGAGTACACCTACAAGCTGGCCGACGTGGAAGCGCGCAAGGTGCTGACGGTCAATTACTACGTCATCGACCGCGTCAACCGCACCTATGTGAAGTCGATCTTCGACGCGGTGGAAAACGAACGCTTCACCGTCGCCTACGACGTGGCGTCATCCGACCCGACCCAAGCCACTTTCAAGGCGGAAATCTTCCGCGAAAAACAATTGCACGACTGGGAGCGCGCGCCCGTCATCATTTCCCTGTCCCAGGTGCTCGACCATGCGGTGGCGCGCGGCGGCCCCAACCAGGCCATGGGTTCGGTCGAGAACCTGCTGGCGCAACTGAGCCAGGACCGCAGCCGCGCCGTCGCCCGCGCCGAAAGCGAGAAATACGACAACCGCCCGCTCAACGACCCGCGCTTCGACAGCGTCGTCGTCATCTACACCAATAACGCCATGGGCAGCGGCTTTTACGTCCGCCCCAACATCGTCATGACCAATTGGCACGTGGTCGAAGACAGTTCCATCATCGAGATGCGCCTGTACGACAAGCGCGAGACCTTCGGCCAGGTGATCGCCAAGGATGTCCGCCTCGATCTGGCCCTGGTCAAGGTGCAAGATCGTGGTCGACCGCTGGAGTTCTTTCGCGGCAAGGAGTTGAGCCCCGGCGACAGCGTCGATGCCATCGGCCACCCGCGCCGGCAGCTTTACACCATCACCCGCGGCGTGGTCAGTGCCGTGCGCAAACAAAAAGCCGACACCAACCCGACGCAAAAGCGTGAGCCGGTGCTGTACGTGCAGACCGACGCCGACATCAATCCGGGCAATTCCGGCGGGCCGTTGTTCAAGGGCGACAAGGTGGTGGGCGTCAATACCTGGGGCATCGGCGAATCGCCGGGCCTCAACTTCTCCGTCCATTATTCCGAAGCCTTGAACTTCCTGAACGATTCCATGAGGGGGGAATAA
- the tnpA gene encoding IS66-like element accessory protein TnpA gives MDRNSTGRRRNRSWPEDLKREIVAATYEPGASVAGVARRYGVNDNQVFTWRKRFGGQQGETVPAHMVPVVVAEDMAASGRKEASSSAGVVEIDLAGGYRVRVGDGVGAQLLCRVLDVLERR, from the coding sequence ATGGACAGAAACTCGACCGGGCGGCGGCGGAACCGTTCTTGGCCTGAGGATCTGAAGCGGGAGATCGTCGCGGCGACCTACGAGCCCGGGGCCTCTGTGGCCGGGGTGGCGCGGCGGTACGGGGTCAACGACAATCAGGTTTTCACTTGGCGCAAGCGTTTCGGGGGACAACAGGGCGAGACGGTGCCGGCCCATATGGTGCCGGTGGTGGTGGCCGAGGACATGGCGGCCTCCGGGCGGAAGGAAGCCTCTTCTTCTGCCGGCGTGGTGGAGATCGATCTGGCTGGTGGCTACCGTGTCCGTGTCGGCGATGGTGTCGGTGCCCAGCTGCTGTGCCGGGTCTTGGACGTGCTGGAGCGGCGATGA
- the tnpB gene encoding IS66 family insertion sequence element accessory protein TnpB (TnpB, as the term is used for proteins encoded by IS66 family insertion elements, is considered an accessory protein, since TnpC, encoded by a neighboring gene, is a DDE family transposase.) — MIPVPTGVRVWLAVGRTDMRRGMNGLALQVQEALGRDPHAGDLFVFRGARGDLIKVLWHDGLGMSLYAKRLEKGRFIWPSPADGVVAISSAQLAYMLDGIDWRNPRHTFRPRSAG; from the coding sequence ATGATCCCGGTTCCGACGGGCGTCCGGGTCTGGCTGGCGGTCGGGCGGACGGACATGCGGCGCGGCATGAACGGCTTGGCGCTGCAGGTGCAGGAGGCGCTCGGCCGCGATCCCCACGCCGGTGACCTGTTCGTTTTCCGGGGTGCTCGGGGGGATCTGATCAAGGTCCTTTGGCACGACGGCCTGGGCATGTCGCTGTACGCCAAGCGCCTGGAGAAGGGGCGGTTCATCTGGCCCTCTCCGGCTGACGGCGTGGTGGCGATCTCGTCGGCCCAACTGGCCTACATGCTCGACGGGATCGACTGGCGCAACCCGCGCCACACCTTCCGCCCGCGAAGTGCCGGATAG
- a CDS encoding twin-arginine translocation signal domain-containing protein, with amino-acid sequence MTDKRTLTTEEITAEPSSSRRSFLARTGLIVAAAATIGLGSREAAARSDRAEQTDNDPSPPNGDHREQTDQD; translated from the coding sequence ATGACTGATAAGCGTACCTTGACCACCGAGGAAATCACGGCGGAGCCGTCGTCGAGCCGTCGCTCTTTTCTCGCTCGCACCGGCCTGATCGTGGCCGCCGCCGCGACCATCGGCCTGGGCAGCCGCGAGGCCGCCGCCCGCTCTGATCGGGCCGAACAGACCGACAACGATCCCAGCCCGCCCAATGGCGACCATCGCGAGCAGACCGACCAAGACTAA